The Bacillus sp. Y1 genome includes the window AAGAGCATCAGGATAATTCAATCCATTTGTAACTACAACTGAACTATAACTCCCTAATTCTCTAGCAATATTTGCCGATACTTCAAATCGATTCTTACCATCTATTCTTCGAATGTTAAGTCCCATTTGGCTAAGTTCATTTATTACACCATCTGAAATGCTGGCCTTTCCCCCAATAATAATTACTTCTTTAGCACCAAGTCTTTCTATTTCTTGCTTCGTTGCAACCGTCAAATGTGAAGGAGCTGTTAAAAGAATGGGTGCATTGTATTTATAGGCAAGAGGCCCTGCTGATAATGCGTCAGCAAATGCAATATAATTACTAATAAAGACCGTATTTGATGAATCCCAGCCTTTTCTCGATACGTTTATTGCCACTTCAAATCGATCCTTACCCGCAATTCTGTCAGGATAGCTAGGTGCTTGAATTAGTCCATAACCAAAGTAAGAATCTCTTCCAGTCACACCAAGATCTACAGCCATTTCCTTAAGCTTGTTCCTTAAAAACAAGTTAGACTGTGTAGGATACATTTCCTTTAATAAAGCTAGGTTCCCAGTTACAAAACCAGTAGCCATCGATGTACCACCAAAGGTAGCATACCCATTATTTAAATAGGTACTTAAAATCTCTACTCCTGGTGCCGAAACTTCAATGGCATTTCCTGTCGCCGAGAAACTTGCCCGATTATTTGATTGATCTACAGCAGCTACTGCAATAGCAGATTCATACCTCGCTGGGTACTCAACTGTATCTCCACTTCCATCTATATTTCCATTATTCCCTCCCGCCGCAACGACGGATAAACCTAGATGATTTGCTTTATAGATTGTTTGTTCAAGGAGAATTGAGTGTCTACCGGAGCCCAAACTTAAGTTAATAATGTCAATATCATTGTTAATACACCACTCAATCCCAGACACCAAATTTGATACTAACCCTTCTCCATATTGATTAATTACTTTTACAGAATATATTTCTGCATCTGGCGCTATTCCGACTGTCCCTATCTCATTATTTTTTGCCGCAATGATCCCTGCAACATGTGTTCCATGACCAAAATCATCATAATAAGAGGTTGTGTAGGATTGAAATGATACTCCACCTGCAATCGCTAAATCCTCATGTGGAGATATTCCGCTGTCTAGTACAGCAATTTTTACTCCCTTCCCAGTATAGCTATTATTTCCGTTAGGATTAGTTGCACGAACTGTATTATATCCCCAATCTTTAATTTGCCCCTCCACCCGAATGGGCTGGTCTTGTTCAATCGCAACAATACTGGGATCCATTCTTAATCTATCAATAGAATTTGCAGGTATATTCACTTTTACTGCAGGTGTAAAATCAAACTCCCCAAGGATAATTCCATTATTTTCCTCTATTAAGCTAGTATTAACAGAATCCCTAAATAAAATGATAACCTCTTTATTTATGTTACCCACCTCTGCAAGAACAAAGGAGGGAGAAAGAATTAATATACATATAATAATCAATGAAGCTAGTCGTTTACTCATAGCACTATCTTCCTTTCACTTCTTTTATAGATTATTATAGTTAACTTATATACTAAAGTCAGGTTCTATATTTTTGGAAAAAGAAATCCAGTGTGCTAATTAACTAAAACATTTCCAACGGAGATTAATAAAAGAAGAAAACGAAGAGAAAAGTAAGAGGAGAAGTGGAATCTTAGATTCTAACAGGCAGCAGACAGATGCCTGTTAGAATGCTTTTATAAAATCAGTTTATTTATATCCCTTTACGTTATTCTTTTGCCAGTTCCATGAGTCCTTACACATATCATATATAGTTTTACTAGCTATCCAATCTAATTCTTTGTTTGCTCTTGATGGATCAGCATAACAAGCTGCTATATCACCAGGTCTTCTTTCTACAATATCATAAGGAATGTCAATTCCTGATGCTTCACTAAATGCATGCACTAGTTGTAGGACTGAATGTCCTTTTCCGGTTCCTAAATTATATTTAAGCACTCCTTCGTTAGAAAGAGCTTTTTCCAGTGCTTTAATATGGCCTTTTGCTAAGTCAACAACATGAATATAATCTCTTACACCCGTCCCATCTATAGTCGGATAATCTCCTCCAAAGATACGAAGCTTATCTAACTTGCCTACTGCTACCTGTGTAATAAAAGGCATAATATTATTAGGAATGCCGTTTGGATCTTCACCAATTAGTCCACTCTCATGTGCGCCAATAGGATTAAAATATCTAAGCAAAATAAGACTCCACTTTTTATTCGCTAGAGAAATATCGCTTAAGATTTGCTCTAACATTAATTTAGATTGTCCATAGGGATTAGTAGCTGTTAATGGAAAATCTTCCTTAATAGGTAATGTTGCAGGATTACCATAAACTGTAGCAGATGAACTAAACACTAACTTAGTTACTCCAAACTGTTCCATTACCTGACACAGTATGATGGTTCCAGTTATATTATTATGATAGTATCGTAACGGTTGTTCAACAGACTCACCTACAGCCTTGAGCCCTGCAAAATGGATAACAGAATCTATTTCATTTTCCTCAAATACTTTTTCTACTGCTTGTTTGTCTAACAAGTCGACTTGATAAAACTTAAAGGCTTTGCCTGTTATTTTTTTTACTCTATTTAAGGATTCTACGCTACTATTAGTAAGGTTATCAATCACAACAACTTCGTAGCCAGACTGTAAAAGCTCCACAATGGTATGACTACCAATATAACCCGCTCCACCTGTGACTAAAACACTCATGCTATCACCTCCGAAAAAGCTAGTTTCAATGATTATATCATCATTTGAATAATGGAACAAAATTCCCTTGTTATTTATTTGGAAACAAAATAAAATTATCCCGTATTAACTATATTACTATTTTGAGGTGAATCATCCGTTGAAGTTCTTTAATAAGGTAATGACCATTCTCTTCGTATTCGTTCTTGTTTTTTCGAATTATGATTTAAGCTTTTCCTCAGCCTCAAGTGTTACCGCTGAAAGAGAGCAAAAGATCAGGCAGGTTCTTAACCTATCTCAAAGCAATCCCTTAGTAACTTCAAAGCAAGTAACATATGTAAATCCACCAGTTGCTACTCAAGCCTCATATGTACAGAACATCGATGATTACCATCTTCATGAGTACTTCTTTGCAACGAACGGCGGCGAATTCGAAGTTTTCTCTCAACATAATGATGAGGCACCAATTGATTATATTATTTATCACTTTGGTACAGATGAAATAGTTGAACCCCTTGAAGGTAACCGCTATCAATTAGAACAAGGCGCATACTATTTTGCTGTATTCGGGTACAGTGACCAACCCGTTCCTTACGAATTTCAGCTTAATGGACCTTTTTCTGAACAACCAAGTGCAACCCTACCTTCTCTTCAAATGTCTAAACCAGCTAGTCATAATATCAGATTACCTAAAGGCTCTTCCCCTGTTTTTCCGATAACAGGAAGTACTTCTGATGCGTATCATTTAAGACTCGAGGTAAATTATGACCAAGAATTTGATTTACCAGTTCCGGGAGCATTTAGTGAAGATTATGCTGTTCTAGGAAATGGGTTTAATGAGATTACTTTTACAGCCACGAGAGTAGGAGGAAATCAACTAACATCCATTCACAACATTATTCTTCCTGGCGTAACGAGGATTATGGGTAGTGACCGTTATGCTGTTTCTGGAAACGTTAGTAGTACGCTGAATCATTGGGGATACAATAGTGGAACCATTGTAATGGCTAGGGGTGACTTATATCCTGATGCTCTTTCTGGGGGCGCTTTAGCATACCTAGAGGATGCACCAATCCTCTTAACAAAGACTACATCCTTACCCGATATAATCATTAGAAAAATAAAAGACCTTGGTGCTGAACGTGCTATTATTCTGGGTGGTCTTGGTTCAGTCTCAGAAAATGTGGAGAATCAGCTTTTTGATCTAGGAATAATGGAAATAGAACGTTATGAGGGAAAGG containing:
- a CDS encoding cell wall-binding repeat-containing protein; its protein translation is MSKRLASLIIICILILSPSFVLAEVGNINKEVIILFRDSVNTSLIEENNGIILGEFDFTPAVKVNIPANSIDRLRMDPSIVAIEQDQPIRVEGQIKDWGYNTVRATNPNGNNSYTGKGVKIAVLDSGISPHEDLAIAGGVSFQSYTTSYYDDFGHGTHVAGIIAAKNNEIGTVGIAPDAEIYSVKVINQYGEGLVSNLVSGIEWCINNDIDIINLSLGSGRHSILLEQTIYKANHLGLSVVAAGGNNGNIDGSGDTVEYPARYESAIAVAAVDQSNNRASFSATGNAIEVSAPGVEILSTYLNNGYATFGGTSMATGFVTGNLALLKEMYPTQSNLFLRNKLKEMAVDLGVTGRDSYFGYGLIQAPSYPDRIAGKDRFEVAINVSRKGWDSSNTVFISNYIAFADALSAGPLAYKYNAPILLTAPSHLTVATKQEIERLGAKEVIIIGGKASISDGVINELSQMGLNIRRIDGKNRFEVSANIARELGSYSSVVVTNGLNYPDALAIAPYASKVGVPILLTKTNELPYETKEFLSTHPVTSSIVVGGEGSVSPSVYYSLPNPTRIGGKDRYEVAANIFNTYFQEANRTYISSGTSFADALTGSVLITKQGTGLLLTKKETLPDVTESVLNKYGIKDITILGGIGSVEDTVLQ
- the galE gene encoding UDP-glucose 4-epimerase GalE, with translation MSVLVTGGAGYIGSHTIVELLQSGYEVVVIDNLTNSSVESLNRVKKITGKAFKFYQVDLLDKQAVEKVFEENEIDSVIHFAGLKAVGESVEQPLRYYHNNITGTIILCQVMEQFGVTKLVFSSSATVYGNPATLPIKEDFPLTATNPYGQSKLMLEQILSDISLANKKWSLILLRYFNPIGAHESGLIGEDPNGIPNNIMPFITQVAVGKLDKLRIFGGDYPTIDGTGVRDYIHVVDLAKGHIKALEKALSNEGVLKYNLGTGKGHSVLQLVHAFSEASGIDIPYDIVERRPGDIAACYADPSRANKELDWIASKTIYDMCKDSWNWQKNNVKGYK
- a CDS encoding cell wall-binding repeat-containing protein; amino-acid sequence: MKFFNKVMTILFVFVLVFSNYDLSFSSASSVTAEREQKIRQVLNLSQSNPLVTSKQVTYVNPPVATQASYVQNIDDYHLHEYFFATNGGEFEVFSQHNDEAPIDYIIYHFGTDEIVEPLEGNRYQLEQGAYYFAVFGYSDQPVPYEFQLNGPFSEQPSATLPSLQMSKPASHNIRLPKGSSPVFPITGSTSDAYHLRLEVNYDQEFDLPVPGAFSEDYAVLGNGFNEITFTATRVGGNQLTSIHNIILPGVTRIMGSDRYAVSGNVSSTLNHWGYNSGTIVMARGDLYPDALSGGALAYLEDAPILLTKTTSLPDIIIRKIKDLGAERAIILGGLGSVSENVENQLFDLGIMEIERYEGKDRYEVSANIAEEVSYYSETDTAIIASGMVFPDALSASTLSGPMGMPILLTRTDSVPDSIQMFIKDHPEITNFIVVGGPATVNEKVVSKIKSIQPGSVVTRIGGKNRYEVSVNVAKYAMNYYGLELGTVAVARGDLFPDALSGAPLANYFGAPILLTPTSKVDETVNSFLMNNRNQLEHIYILGGTGSVSTTTENQLFNLIR